In Serratia liquefaciens ATCC 27592, the genomic stretch TAAAATAACGCTCGCGCAATTCAGCGGCAAAATTGACGCGTTCTTGATGGCTGGAAAAACCGGCGGGCTGAAAATCATAAACCTGAAATCCATAGGAATACACGCCACGGATACCGGATTGTTGCAGTGATTCGATCGCCGCGACGGCATGATCCGGGCTATTCACACAGTCACAGCAGTCGAGGATGGTTGTGACCCCGCTGTCTATGGCCTCGAGCGCCCCCACCAGGGTGGCAGCGGACAAATCCTCGGCGGTCACCAAGGCCCCCAGCCCATAAAACGTATTTGCCAGAAATTCCGGCAACGACATATCGCCGGAGATCCCCCGAAACAACGACATCCAGGTGTGGCGATGACTGTCGATCATACCCGGCAACACGATCGCACCACGCGCATCGATCACTTCGGCATCCAGATGACTAAACGCCTTTGCGTTTTCCGCCAGCGCTGCGATCCGGCCATTTTCAATCAGCAGCGCCCCCTGGGGCAGTTCCCCATACTCTGCATCCATGGTGATAATATGACCGCCAGTGATGACCTTACGATCGACCTGCATGCTCATGTTTTACCTCCTGATTACCCACTGGAAAACAGGCGTGCACAATGTCGGTGGTTTAATCACGGCAGACAGGCCGAACGACATAAATACGGCTACGCACATTCTTATGAATCTGCTCATCATTAGGAGCGCTGTTGCTACGGCGGGATGTTGCCTAGCCAATAAATGACCGGATTTCCATCACCACTTTGTCCGGCGATTCCAGGGTGGGGAAATGACTCGCCCCCGCAATTTTTACCGGATTGAACCCGCGGTGGCGTTGGGCGAACTCGCGCTGCAACTGGTCATACTCTGCGCTATGCGGTTGTGAATAGAGGTGCATTACCGGACGCTCAGGGGTGAGCTGTTCCAGGCGTTGCAGGGGAGAGCCAAATTGCCCATAGGCCAACTCGATTTCCCGACAAGAACGGATCCACATCTCCTGATCGAATCCGGACATTTCCTGTTGGACATGGTTGATCACATCCTGGTTATCCGTATGGGCTACCCATTCCGCAAACAGGGCATCTCGCGCCTGTTGCCAGCTTTCCGGCCGCTGGCTCTGCTGTAAATTCTGCAGAAGATCGGTAAAAGCGCCGGTCATCAGCCAGTCCACCACGATGGCTTTCGGTACCCGCAACGGGCCCAGTTGCTGGCTTAAAGCGATGTTGGCCCAGCCGCCATGGGATGTAGAGAGCGGAATCAAGCGCTCAACATCCAGCCGGTCAAGAAACAGAACCAGATCGGCCGTGAGATCATCCATACCAAAATCGCCGTCATAACTGCGTGCGGCATTGTGCCCGCGCCAATCAATATTAAGTACGCGATAGTGTTGCGCCAGCAGCGGTATTAGGTGTTTAAAAAGCCGGTGATCCTGGCACCAACCGGAAAGCAACAGCAGGGTGGTGTCCCCGCTGCCGCTGTCCTGGTAGTCGAATGTATTGCTGCCCAGCGTTATCGTTTTCATGCTCATGCTTGTTCCCTCATCATGCAGAAAGTGGGATGCAGGGGTGAATGGCGATCCGGCCAGATTTGTCCGTTTCCCACAAGAACTGTAGTAGATGCTTATGCTCTGCCAGCCGGCGAGGAAAATTGTGTGGCGGTTCAAGCGGGAAATCGCTCATCTCCCCCCTCCTGTTTGTGATGGTACGGTAAGGCAATAATTTGACTATATGGCGTTTTTATAGGCGGTGAGTAATGAATAGTCACAACACGGGTATGCCGAAATGGAATAGCAAGAGGGGATTTTGAGAAGGGTATGATTGACAGACAGATCAGAAAAAGAGGGTAAGTACCCGCCCAGGCTAAAGTGTTGCCTATCAGCCTGGGACATACTGAGACTTACCCCTTTAGCGAGTTACAACCGTTCGCCGTTGGTGGCGATCACCCGCTGGTACCAGCCAAAGCTCTGCTTCTTCTTACGTGCCAGATTGTTGTCATGATCGACATACACAAAGCCGTACTGTTTCTGATAGCCGTTGAGCCAGGAGAGCAGATCGATAAACGACCACGGGTAATAACCACGAACATCCGCGCCCTGCTCGATCGCCGCGCCGATCGCCTGGATATGATCGCGTAGATAATCAATACGTGGTTGATCGCGCACCTCACCTTCGACGATCGGATCCTTGGCTCCCAGCCCGTTCTCGGTAATGTAGATTGGGATATTGCCGTAGCGTTTGACGATACGGCCAATGGCATCGGTCAACCCCTGCGGATAGACCTCCCAGTCCCAATCGGTGTAGACGCCGTGCGGATTGCGAACCTGTTTAAACAACCCCTTGAAGCCCAGCTCGCGCCCGCTGCCCTTCTGCCCGCTGGTGTTGATGGTATAACCGTCCACGTCATCGTTGTGCGCGACCATTTCACGCTTGTAGTAATTCAGGCCGATAAAATCGACGATATTCTCTTTCAGCAATGCCTCATCGCCCGGCGCGAAATGCGGCACGCCAAAGGCCTGCTGCGCCATCGCCAGCAGCTCTGACGGGTATTCGCCCTTCAGCACCGGATCGTACAGCCAGTGGGTGAAGATCCCTTCGGCGATCTCGCAGGCTCGGCGATCCTGCGGCGAATCGCTGATCGGATCGTTCGGTTGCAGCACGTTGACGAAGCCGATCTGGCCGTTGATCTTCATTTCACGGAAGCTTTTTACCGCTCGGGCGTTGGCCAGGAACACATGATGACACGCCTGAATGCCCTTTTTCGGATCGGTCAGTTTGGGTGGGTGCGCCCCGGTGAAATAGCCCATGCCGATAAACACGATGGTTTCATTGAACGTGGACCAGAGTTCGACCCGGTCGCCAAACCGCGAGTAACACAGACGCGCATATTCATCAAAAGCATCGACGATCTCTCGTGATTCCCAACCACCAAACGCGTCCTGCAACGCCTGCGGCAGATCCCAGTGGTACAGGGTGATCATCGGTTTGATATTGTGCTTGAGCAGTTCGTCGATCAGATCGCTGTAGAATTGGATCCCGGCCTCGTTCACTTCTCCTCGACCTTGTGGCAGCAGCCGTGGCCAGGAGATCGAGAATCGGTAGGTCTGCATACCCAGCTCGGCCATCAGCGCCACATCTTCACGGAAGCGATGATAGTGATCGACCGCCACGTCGCCGTTAGTCCCCTGATAGGTGGTGCCTGGCAGGTGAGAGAACAGGTCCCAGTTGGACAGACCTTTGCCGTCGGCATCATAGCCGCCCTCGACCTGATAAGACGCGGTCGCGGCACCCCAGAGAAAGTCTTTCGGAAATACGCTCATTGGTTTTTCACCCCGTTTTGCTCCAGTAATCGGTAAATTCTCACCAGTTCCTCCACCAGATCGCGCGCCAGCATGGCATTCATGATGTGGTCCTGCGCGTGCACCATAATCAGGTTGACCGGCAACTTGCCCTCCCCCTCGTCAAAACCGATCAGCTCGGTCTGGGTGGCGTGGGCGCGCTTCGCCGCCAGTTGCGATTCCGCCAGCAGAATATCCACCTGGTCCCATTGGTACTTACGCGCCGCATACAGCGCCTGCATGGCGCAGCTGCGCGCCTCTCCGGCGTTGATGATCAGCTCCATTACCGCCGTTTCCATGTCCATCATTCGGTGACTCCTTGTGTCTGTTCAATCTGCTCCGCTTCGCTCACTTCCTGATCCAGCAGCTGTTGCTCATAGACTTTGAAGAATGGGTAGTAGATCAACGCCGAAACCGCCGCCAGCAGCAGCACCAACAGCGCGGCGCGGAAATCCCAACCGGTAGCCCAGGCGGCACCAATCGGCGCCGGAGCGGTCCAGGGCACCACCGAGATCACCCGCCCGATCAGATCCAGCTTCACCGCCGCGTAGGCGATGATCGAATTGACGATCGGCGCGGTAATAAACGGAATAAAGAAGGTAGGGTTCATCACGATCGGCGTGCCGAAGATCACCGGTTCGTTGATGTTGAAACAACTCGGCACCAGGCTCAGCTTGCCGATCGAACGCAGGTGCGCCGAACGGCTGCGCAGATAAAGCAGCACCAGCCCAAAGGTGGCGCCGGATCCGCCGATGACGATAAAGAAGGTCCAGAAGGCCTCCATAAAGATGTGCGGCATCGGTTGGTTGGCGGCCAGCGCGTCTTGGTTAATCCCCAGGTTGGTGAGCCAGAAGGCCTGCAGCATACCGGAAACGATCACCGCTCCGTGGATACCCGCAAACCACAGCAAATGGCCGATCAGCACCGCCAGCAAGATCGCCGGCAGCGAATCCGCAGCAGAGATCAAGGGTTGGAACAGCGCCATGATCGCCTGCGGTAATAGCAGGTTGAACTGGTGCTGTACCAGCAGGCTCAGCGGATACAGGGTGATCACCACCGCCAGGATCGGGATCAGCAGATCAAACGACTGCTTGATCTTGGCCGGCACCTGTTCCGGCAGCGAGATGCCGATATTGTGCGCCTTAAGGAAGCGGATCAGTTCGGTGGTGTATATCGCCACCAAAATGGCGGTGAAGATCCCCACGCCGCCCAGTGCGGCGGTCGGCAGCATTTTTTCGCTTTGCGGTGCGGCCACCAGCAAGAAAGACATCAATGCCAGCATCGCCGCCATAAAGGGATCGAGCTTATAACTCTGCGCCAGGTTGTAGGCAATGGCGGCGGTGATATAGATGGACATAATGCCCATCGTCATATTAAACGGGGTGAGAATAGCGACCTGATGTTTTTCCGCCGCCCCCAGCCACCATTGGGCAATGCCCCAACTGCTGTCGGCGGAAAAGGGCGGATAGGCAAACACCAGCAAGAATGAACCGACGATCATAAAGGGCATCGCGGAAATAAAACCGTCGCGGATCGCCATAATATGTCGCTGAGTCGATAATCTCCCGGCAATCGGGCTGATGCGGTTTTCGATAAAATTGAATGCGGCCTGGCTGATACTCATGGTTCAACCCTCGGGAGGTGCTGAGTCAATGGTCACAGGATGGGAAAACCGGCGGAAACGGCCTGATGCCGGCGGCCCGGTGGGATCAGTGTTGTGCGATCATCTGTAAGGCTTCGGCGAGAATTTTATCGCCGCGCATCATGCCGTAATCCATGCTGTTTATTACCGCTATCGGCTTATTTTCCCTGTCGGCAATCTTTTTAAAATCGGCGAACTTATATTTCACCTGCGGCCCAAGCAGGCAACATTGGTAATTCGCCAACGTGGATTCAAATTCCTCCAGGCCGACGGCGATAATATCAACCTCAATCCCCTGCTGTTCGGCAGACTTTTTCATTTTATTCACCACCATGCTGGTCGACATTCCTGCGGCGCAGCATAAGAATATTTTTTTCATCCGTTCTCCTGGAGGCATAGGTACAAATGATTCAGTTGAAGAATGAGTATGGTTTCAAAAACGAGAAAACCGCAACCGGTTTCAGTAACCGGTTGCAGAGTTTGAATGGGTTCTGTGAAGGAGATCCGAATTTTAATTTTCGGGCTTAAAGCGCGGAATAACTGAGCAACATCGTCTGGCTAAACCGCTGCCCTTTAGCCAGGCGGCGCAGCCCGCCCAGGTCAGCCATGTTATGCCCGTTGGCCGCGTGGGACATGGGTTCCAGACAGAAAAAGTCGAATTGATAACCCGGTTCGAACGCCGGATCCGAGACGAACAGGAAATAAACCGGACAGGCCGGCTGAGTGTTCATTCGTAACCGAGCTCCCTGCTCCGGCCACTGGATCTCCGCCTCGCCATTCCAGCCGCTAAAGCCGTTGTTCACCCAATGACGCGGCAATGGCCCCGGCTGGTTGAAATCCATTTCTTCGCTCAGCGCCGCCTGCTCGCCCGCCAGCCAGTCTTCGGCCTCCCGCCAATAGGCCGCAGCGGATGCCTGTACCCGGGTATGCGCGGTTAATGGAAAGTACGGATGCCAACCCAGCCCATAGGGCATCGGCCTTTCTCCGGTGTGCTCTACCGCCAGTTCGATGCTGAGTTGATGCTGATGCAGGGTAAAGTATTGTTCTACCTGATAACGATAAGGGCCATTCTCATGCTGATAGCGCAAGTGAAGGACTTCGTCGCCTTGCTCTACACATTGCCATTCCTGCAGCCAGCCGTCACCATGCAGATAATGCCGATCCCAGTCGGTATTGGCGCTGAGCCGGTAGTCTTGCTGCTCGAAGCTGAAGCGGTTTTGATTGACCCGATTGCCGAAGGGGACCAGAGGAAAACATCCTGATTGCAGCGCCGGCGTCGCGTCACTCACTACCGCAGGCCGCAGCAGAGGGAGCTCTCCCTCCGGTGTATAAGCGGTGAATTTCAGCACGCTGCCGCCCAACGAGGAAACCACCAGCGAGACGCAGCCGTTATCCAAACTAAACAGTGCCATAGTGCCCCCTGACGTTAATCGGCGAAGTTAATCACCACCTTGCCACACTGCCCGGAAGCCATCAGCGCATAAGCATCGGCAGCCTGTTCAAGGGCAAAGCGGTGGGTAATCGCGTGATGCGGATGCATTTTCCAGTCGTGCAGGTCGGTACAACATTTTTCCATATGGTGCAGGCTGGTGACCCAGGAGCCGATAATTCGTCGTTGGTGATGCATCAGGTCTGCACTGACCTCAAATTCCACCTTGCCGGTTTCACCGATGTAGATAACCCTTCCCCAGTCCGAGGATGCCTGTAGCGCCAGCAGCCGTCCTTTAGCGTTACCGGAACAGTCGAGGGTGACGTTGGCGCCGCCCGCGGTCAATTCGCGAATGCGCTCTGTCACCCCCTCGCCGGTCAGAAAACCGTGATCCATCAGCCCCAACCGCTTCGCGGTCGCCAGACGTTCCGGTATGACATCTACGCCAATCACCGTTTTCGCCCCCCGCCCCTTCGCCAGCATCATCGCCATCATGCCAACCGGGCCCAACCCTACGACCAGCACGTGATCGCTGCCGGACACCTCGCCGCGCACAATGCCTTCATAGGCCGTGCCGACGCCGCAGGAAATAAAAGCGCCGTCTTCGTAGCTGAGCGAATCCGGCAGATGGATCAGATCCTTTTCCTCCGCCAACAGATAGTCGGCGTGGCCGCCATCCCGTTGCCAGCCATAGGCAGCCTTGCCAACGCCGGTACAGGAAATCGGATAGCCCCGGCGACAGTTGCTGCAAAAGCCGCAGCCGGAAATGTGGTACACCAGCACGCGGTCACTCTCGCGAAAGTGCCGGCAACCGGCCCCTAACGCGACAATCTGCCCACAAGGTTCGTGACCGTTAATAAATCCCCGGTACAAGGGCTGATCCGGTGCGGCAGCCGTGCCACGGTGCTGATGATAAATATAATGAATATCGCTGCCGCAAATACCGGACGACTTCATTTTAATTAATACCTGGCCAATACCCGGTTGCGGAATATCCACCTCGCGCAGCTCTGCCGTGGAATTTCCGGGTAAATAAGCCGCCAACATTTTTCCCATAATATTTTCCTTCCAGATTTAATGCGTTATTTTTAGTGGCATATGAGGCTATTGCTTATTGTTCTTCTGCATCACGATAATATTGGCCAGCACCGCCAGTACGATAATCACCCCTCTGACCACCTGTTGGAAAAAGGAGTTAATTCCCAGCAAGACCAGACCGTTGCCAATCAGGGTGATCACCAGCACGCCGAGCAGAGTGCCGAGCATCGAACCGCGCCCACCGGACAAGGCAGTCCCTCCCACCACCACGGCGGCAATCACATCAAACTCCAGGCCACTGGCCGCACCGGCATTACCGGAGCCCAGGCGCGCCGCCAGCAGAATACCGGTGACGGCCGCCAACAGGCCGGCCAGGGTAAACAGCAGGACACGAATGCGTTTGACGTTAATGCCGCACAGCTGGGCGGCGCTGGCGTTGCCGCCAATGGCGTACACCGAGCGGCCAAAGGCGGTTTTCTTGCTGATAAACTGAAAAACCACGAACAGGATCAGCATAATCACCGCCGAAACCGGCAGGCCCAGTACCTGCCCACCCAGCCAGTCCAGCACGTCATTTTCGTCGATCGGCACCGGCAAGGCGTTGGTCATAAACAATCCCATCCCGCGCAGGGCGCTCCAAAGCCCCAATGTGGCGACAAAGCTGGGCACGTTAAACCAGCCTCGCAACACCCCGGCGACCGAGCCTAACGCCGCCCCCAGGCACAAGGCCAGGATCAACGCGAACGGCAGCGGGATCGCGTACTGCATCAAATAAGCCAGGATCACCGAGATAAACGCCACCATCGGGCCTACGCTAACGTCGATTTCCCCGGAAATAATAATCAGCGTCATGGCCCAGGCGGCAATGCCGATGGTGGCGGCATCGCGTAAGATATTCATTTGGTTATTCAGCGAAATAAACCCGGTGGCATAAATAGAAAATACCAGGTAAAGCACGACAATAATTGCCAGCAGGCCGAGTTCATTGGCGTGCTTCGATAATTTTCGGGTTCGGGTTATTTTTACTTCCGGTACCAATGTGGACATTGTATTACCTCCGGTGCCTTCGAATGTGGGCAGAATTATTGGATCATCAGCACTTCAGACATCAGCTGTTCAACATCCACGGGCGAGATAAACTCCTTCACTATCGTGCCTTGCTGCAACAACAAGATCCGGTCGCAGACCTGGGGTAATTCCTCCACTTCGCTCGATACGAAAATGATACTTTTTCCCTCTGCCGCCAGCTCACGCGCAATACGGTAAATTTGGTTTTTCGCTTCGACATCCACGCCGCGCGTCGGCTCATCCAGCAACAGGATCCGGCTTCTGGCGTAAACCCAACGGCCGATCACCACCTTCTGCTGGTTACCGCCGGAAAGCGTCATGATCGGCGTGCCGGTTTCTGCGGTTTTCACCCGCATCCGGCTGACGATCGCCGAGGTTGCCTGTTTGATCTTCGGCCAATTCAGCACGCCAAAGCGGCTGACGGAACGACTGTCTGTCATCACGGTATTTTCATCCACGCCCAGCAACGGCATGATGCCCTCTGCCTTTCGGTTTTCCGGCGTGTAGGCCATACCGCGCTGAAGCATCTGGGCGTAATTCGGGCAGATCAGCGTTTTACCGTCGAGGATCAGCTCGCCTTCGACGAACGGCGTCAGGCCAACAATGGCTTTCAGCAATTCACTGCGGCCTGCGCCCAACAACCCGGCAATGCCCAGTACTTCGCCACGCCGCAGCTCGAAACTCACCTGATGCAACTTGGGCGGCAGCGATAATTGTTTAACTTCAAAAACCTTGTCCCCGCCCTTCGGGGCCGTGACGGTTTGCATATGGTGGTCCTGATGGCCCAGCATCAGGTCGACAATTTGCTGAGTTGAGGTGTTGTCCAGCGCCACGTCACCCGCCACGCGGCCGTCGCGCATAATGGTGCAGGACGACGCCAGCCGGCGGATCTCATTCATTCGGTGGCTGACATAAACCACTGCAATCCCGGCGGCGGAAAGGCGCATCACTGCCGCCGCGACCAGATCGGCCTCGGCGTTGGCCAGCGAACTGGTTGGCTCGTCGAGGATCACCACTTTGGGATCCCCCTGACAGGCCCGGGCGATCTCCACCAGCTGCTGCTGCGCCGGGCTGAGATCGCGAACCCATTGTTGAGGATCGATGTCCACCCCGAGCAGCGCCAACGCGTGCCGGGCTTGCGCCAGCATGCCTGGCGCGTCAATCACGCCGGCGCGCTGCGGCCAGGCCCCCAAACACAGGTTTTCCGCCACGCTCATGTCCTGTACCAGGCTTAGCTCCTGATAGACGGCCCGCACGCCAAGCTCACCGGCCCGGCGCGTCAACAACGCATCTGGCCCCTCCAGCAGTCGATCGCCGATAAACACCTGCCCGGCGTCCGGCCGCTCACTGCCGGTCAACATGCGGATCAAGGTGGACTTGCCCGCGCCGTTTTTCCCCAGCAGAGCGCGCACCTCGCCACGCCGCAGCGTGAAATTCACATCTTGCAGCGCCACCACTCCCGGGTAACGTTTATGCCCCGATTGAATGCGGGCCACGACCGGTTGCTGCGCCAATTCGTTTAAGGCTCTGTCACTCATGCAAGCCACCGACATTAAGAGCCTATCCCAGTAGGCGTCATTGTTGCAGGTAGTTTGGACAAGGACAGCGCGGAAGAACCGGAGCGTACACAGAGTACGTGAGGATTCTGAGTACTGCCCAGGGCCAAACTGACAAATAAAATAGCCTAATGGAATAAGCTCTAAGGTAAGCCGTCTTTGTGAGTCACTAGCCAATCAGTAGCGCTCTGCGACGAGGCGTAGAGATCGATCGGCACCTGCACCACCTTTTGGCCGACCGGCCGCTGGTTGATGGCGTTCATCGCCTGAGTAAAGACCAACGCCCCCATTTTCTTGCCCGAGATATCCACCACCGCCTGCAGTACCTGACGGTTCACCAGTTCCTGTGCGATTTCAGTGGTCATGTCCGAGCCGAATACCACCGTTTGGCCGACCTTGTTCTGGTTGCGCACGGCTTTAACCGCCCCGAGCGTAGCGCCGCCGGATTCGCCGAAAATGGCATCGACTTTCCCGGAGGAAATCAGCAGTTTCTCGCCGACCGATATCGCCTTGTCCAGCACGGTGCCTTCCTGATTAGCGACGATTTTCATGCCCGGTACTTTCGCTTTTAACGCCTCTTCAAATCCTTTACGCCGTTGCACGCAAACTTCGAAGGCTTCGCAATTAATAACGGCGATTGCAGGCTCGGTTATTTTCTTTTCAATGAAGTAATCGGCGGCGGTATTACCCAGTTTTTTGCCAAACTCGTAGGGATCGCCGACCAAATAGGCATAAACATATTTATCTACGCCTTTCTCATTAATGCAGGTGTTGTAACAAATCACCGGAATACTCGCTTCGTTGGCACGCTTGATGGCCCGCACGCTGCCATTCACCGAAACGGCGGAAAGCACGATGGCATTCACGTCGCGCGCAATCATGGTATCGATAAACGAACTTTCTTTAGAAACATCCCCCTGCGCATTGGTTTCTATGATTTCAATTTTCCCTTTGTCCTTGGCGGCGCCGTCTTGCACGCCCCAGCGGACCCCGGCGTAATACCCCTGGGTATCGAGATAAATAGCGCCGATGGCGGTGTTGTCGTTTTTAGCCTGTGCGCCTGCACTGAAAATAATCAGGCCCCCGGTAATGGCTAACAGCACGTGTTTTATTTTTTTTAGCAACATCGTTATTCTCCAGTTAATGTTCATTAACCTCTTGCTGCCTATTTTTATTATCCCGCCTGAAGGCTTTACCGCTGTTCGCCCTCAGGCGGAGCACAGACTCATTACACTAAATGATCAAACTGATTACTTACCGCCACAGGATCACGCATTAAACTAAACAGGGTTAAGTAAACTTTTTCTCCCTGGCGCGATCCGTGCCTGCTGCACTGAGCTGTTCTTCCAGTGCTTCCAGAGTAATGCCTTTGGTTTCCGGCACTCTGGCGTAAATGAACCCCGCACCGGCCAGGCAAATGACGCCATACAACAGGAAACTGCCCGCTGCGCCCAATGCGGCATTCAGCAGCGGGAAGCTATAGGTCAGGACAAAACAGGCCACCCACAGCGCAAAGGTGCCGGCGGCC encodes the following:
- a CDS encoding alpha/beta fold hydrolase, translated to MSMKTITLGSNTFDYQDSGSGDTTLLLLSGWCQDHRLFKHLIPLLAQHYRVLNIDWRGHNAARSYDGDFGMDDLTADLVLFLDRLDVERLIPLSTSHGGWANIALSQQLGPLRVPKAIVVDWLMTGAFTDLLQNLQQSQRPESWQQARDALFAEWVAHTDNQDVINHVQQEMSGFDQEMWIRSCREIELAYGQFGSPLQRLEQLTPERPVMHLYSQPHSAEYDQLQREFAQRHRGFNPVKIAGASHFPTLESPDKVVMEIRSFIG
- a CDS encoding aldose 1-epimerase; amino-acid sequence: MALFSLDNGCVSLVVSSLGGSVLKFTAYTPEGELPLLRPAVVSDATPALQSGCFPLVPFGNRVNQNRFSFEQQDYRLSANTDWDRHYLHGDGWLQEWQCVEQGDEVLHLRYQHENGPYRYQVEQYFTLHQHQLSIELAVEHTGERPMPYGLGWHPYFPLTAHTRVQASAAAYWREAEDWLAGEQAALSEEMDFNQPGPLPRHWVNNGFSGWNGEAEIQWPEQGARLRMNTQPACPVYFLFVSDPAFEPGYQFDFFCLEPMSHAANGHNMADLGGLRRLAKGQRFSQTMLLSYSAL
- a CDS encoding PTS sugar transporter subunit IIB, giving the protein MKKIFLCCAAGMSTSMVVNKMKKSAEQQGIEVDIIAVGLEEFESTLANYQCCLLGPQVKYKFADFKKIADRENKPIAVINSMDYGMMRGDKILAEALQMIAQH
- a CDS encoding GH1 family beta-glucosidase, with the protein product MSVFPKDFLWGAATASYQVEGGYDADGKGLSNWDLFSHLPGTTYQGTNGDVAVDHYHRFREDVALMAELGMQTYRFSISWPRLLPQGRGEVNEAGIQFYSDLIDELLKHNIKPMITLYHWDLPQALQDAFGGWESREIVDAFDEYARLCYSRFGDRVELWSTFNETIVFIGMGYFTGAHPPKLTDPKKGIQACHHVFLANARAVKSFREMKINGQIGFVNVLQPNDPISDSPQDRRACEIAEGIFTHWLYDPVLKGEYPSELLAMAQQAFGVPHFAPGDEALLKENIVDFIGLNYYKREMVAHNDDVDGYTINTSGQKGSGRELGFKGLFKQVRNPHGVYTDWDWEVYPQGLTDAIGRIVKRYGNIPIYITENGLGAKDPIVEGEVRDQPRIDYLRDHIQAIGAAIEQGADVRGYYPWSFIDLLSWLNGYQKQYGFVYVDHDNNLARKKKQSFGWYQRVIATNGERL
- a CDS encoding PTS sugar transporter subunit IIC, which codes for MSISQAAFNFIENRISPIAGRLSTQRHIMAIRDGFISAMPFMIVGSFLLVFAYPPFSADSSWGIAQWWLGAAEKHQVAILTPFNMTMGIMSIYITAAIAYNLAQSYKLDPFMAAMLALMSFLLVAAPQSEKMLPTAALGGVGIFTAILVAIYTTELIRFLKAHNIGISLPEQVPAKIKQSFDLLIPILAVVITLYPLSLLVQHQFNLLLPQAIMALFQPLISAADSLPAILLAVLIGHLLWFAGIHGAVIVSGMLQAFWLTNLGINQDALAANQPMPHIFMEAFWTFFIVIGGSGATFGLVLLYLRSRSAHLRSIGKLSLVPSCFNINEPVIFGTPIVMNPTFFIPFITAPIVNSIIAYAAVKLDLIGRVISVVPWTAPAPIGAAWATGWDFRAALLVLLLAAVSALIYYPFFKVYEQQLLDQEVSEAEQIEQTQGVTE
- a CDS encoding sugar ABC transporter ATP-binding protein, giving the protein MSVACMSDRALNELAQQPVVARIQSGHKRYPGVVALQDVNFTLRRGEVRALLGKNGAGKSTLIRMLTGSERPDAGQVFIGDRLLEGPDALLTRRAGELGVRAVYQELSLVQDMSVAENLCLGAWPQRAGVIDAPGMLAQARHALALLGVDIDPQQWVRDLSPAQQQLVEIARACQGDPKVVILDEPTSSLANAEADLVAAAVMRLSAAGIAVVYVSHRMNEIRRLASSCTIMRDGRVAGDVALDNTSTQQIVDLMLGHQDHHMQTVTAPKGGDKVFEVKQLSLPPKLHQVSFELRRGEVLGIAGLLGAGRSELLKAIVGLTPFVEGELILDGKTLICPNYAQMLQRGMAYTPENRKAEGIMPLLGVDENTVMTDSRSVSRFGVLNWPKIKQATSAIVSRMRVKTAETGTPIMTLSGGNQQKVVIGRWVYARSRILLLDEPTRGVDVEAKNQIYRIARELAAEGKSIIFVSSEVEELPQVCDRILLLQQGTIVKEFISPVDVEQLMSEVLMIQ
- a CDS encoding zinc-dependent alcohol dehydrogenase family protein; this encodes MGKMLAAYLPGNSTAELREVDIPQPGIGQVLIKMKSSGICGSDIHYIYHQHRGTAAAPDQPLYRGFINGHEPCGQIVALGAGCRHFRESDRVLVYHISGCGFCSNCRRGYPISCTGVGKAAYGWQRDGGHADYLLAEEKDLIHLPDSLSYEDGAFISCGVGTAYEGIVRGEVSGSDHVLVVGLGPVGMMAMMLAKGRGAKTVIGVDVIPERLATAKRLGLMDHGFLTGEGVTERIRELTAGGANVTLDCSGNAKGRLLALQASSDWGRVIYIGETGKVEFEVSADLMHHQRRIIGSWVTSLHHMEKCCTDLHDWKMHPHHAITHRFALEQAADAYALMASGQCGKVVINFAD
- a CDS encoding substrate-binding domain-containing protein — its product is MLLKKIKHVLLAITGGLIIFSAGAQAKNDNTAIGAIYLDTQGYYAGVRWGVQDGAAKDKGKIEIIETNAQGDVSKESSFIDTMIARDVNAIVLSAVSVNGSVRAIKRANEASIPVICYNTCINEKGVDKYVYAYLVGDPYEFGKKLGNTAADYFIEKKITEPAIAVINCEAFEVCVQRRKGFEEALKAKVPGMKIVANQEGTVLDKAISVGEKLLISSGKVDAIFGESGGATLGAVKAVRNQNKVGQTVVFGSDMTTEIAQELVNRQVLQAVVDISGKKMGALVFTQAMNAINQRPVGQKVVQVPIDLYASSQSATDWLVTHKDGLP
- a CDS encoding ABC transporter permease, which gives rise to MSTLVPEVKITRTRKLSKHANELGLLAIIVVLYLVFSIYATGFISLNNQMNILRDAATIGIAAWAMTLIIISGEIDVSVGPMVAFISVILAYLMQYAIPLPFALILALCLGAALGSVAGVLRGWFNVPSFVATLGLWSALRGMGLFMTNALPVPIDENDVLDWLGGQVLGLPVSAVIMLILFVVFQFISKKTAFGRSVYAIGGNASAAQLCGINVKRIRVLLFTLAGLLAAVTGILLAARLGSGNAGAASGLEFDVIAAVVVGGTALSGGRGSMLGTLLGVLVITLIGNGLVLLGINSFFQQVVRGVIIVLAVLANIIVMQKNNKQ
- a CDS encoding PTS lactose/cellobiose transporter subunit IIA, which codes for MMDMETAVMELIINAGEARSCAMQALYAARKYQWDQVDILLAESQLAAKRAHATQTELIGFDEGEGKLPVNLIMVHAQDHIMNAMLARDLVEELVRIYRLLEQNGVKNQ